A single window of Colletes latitarsis isolate SP2378_abdomen chromosome 4, iyColLati1, whole genome shotgun sequence DNA harbors:
- the Hisrs gene encoding histidine--tRNA ligase isoform X2 — translation MTASFAMLRPTRTNIFHAVRKYCHATMISGLKIADEVAKLLELKAKVGEKNVPSKLILKTPKGTRDYGPEQMALRLGVLDKIISVFKKHGAETIDTPVFELKDVLTGKYGEDSKLIYDLKDQGGEILALRYDLTVPFARYLAMGKVSSIKRYHIAKVYRRDNPATTKGRYREFYQCDFDIAGQYDSMMPDVECILIICEALRSLDVGPYMIKLNHRLLLDGIFAACGVPQDKFRSICSAIDKLDKSPWLEVRKEMIEEKGLNETCADNIGMYVSRTGGVELITELRNNVELMKHKSAVKGLESMELLFKYCNIFKILDKVTFDLSLARGLDYYTGVIFEAILIGDDVGVGSIAGGGRYDNLVGMFDNKNKTVPCVGLSLGVERIFSVLEAKLSRDGLKTRTNETEVYVASAQKNLHEERMRIISDLWTAGLKAEQSYKKNIKLLHQLQYCEENGIPLAIIIGEGELMRGEVTLRDVATRAEVPIPRATLVEEIRKRLQKS, via the exons ATGACTGCTTCCTTTGCGATGTTACGTCCAACACGGACCAATATCTTCCATGCTGTACGAAAATATTGCCATGCAACCATGATTTCGGGGCTAAAG ATAGCGGATGAAGTTGCCAAATTGTTGGAGCTAAAAGCTAAAGTGGGTGAAAAGAATGTCCCATCCAAGCTTATTCTTAAAACACCTAAGGGCACCAGAGATTATGGACCAGAACAAATGGCATTACGGTTGGGGGTTTTGGATAAAATAATTTCTGTCTTTAAGAAACATGGGGCAGAGACTATAGATACACCTGTGTTTGAATTAAAA GATGTTTTGACAGGGAAATATGGGGAAGATTCAAAACTGATCTATGATTTAAAAGATCAGGGAGGAGAGATTTTGGCCCTTAGATATGATCTAACTGTACCCTTTGCTAGGTATTTGGCCATGGGAAAGGTCTCCAGCATTAAAAGGTACCATATAGCAAAGGTATACAGAAGGGACAATCCAGCCACAACAAAGGGCAGATATAGGGAATTTTATCAATGT GATTTTGATATAGCTGGTCAGTATGATTCAATGATGCCAGATGTGGAGTGCATCCTTATTATTTGCGAAGCATTACGATCGTTGGACGTAGGACCTTACATGATCAAATTGAACCATAGATTGTTGCTAGATGGTATATTCGCTGCTTGCGGCGTTCCGCAAGATAAGTTTCGCAGTATTTGTTCGGCTATCGACAAACTCGACAAGAGCCCGTGGTTGGAAGTCAGGAAAGAAATGATAGAAGAAAAAGGATTGAACGAAACGTGTGCTGACAATATCGGAATGTACGTGTCGCGGACCGGTGGAGTGGAACTTATCACCGAATTGAGGAATAACGTTGAATTGATGAAACACAAGTCCGCGGTGAAGGGTCTCGAATCTATGGAACTGTTATTcaaatattgtaatatttttaaaatactggATAAAGTGACGTTCGATCTTAGTCTTGCCAGAGGACTCGACTATTACACGGGTGTAATTTTCGAAGCGATACTAATCG GTGACGACGTCGGCGTTGGCAGTATTGCAGGCGGTGGTCGTTACGATAATTTAGTGGGAATGTTCGACAACAAAAACAAAACGGTTCCGTGTGTCGGTCTATCGTTGGGCGTCGAACGCATTTTCAGTGTCTTGGAAGCAAAACTGAGTCGCGATGGTTTAAAAACTCGCACGAACGAAACGGAAGTGTACGTGGCGAGCGCGCAAAAGAATTTGCACGAAGAAAGAATGAGAATTATATCGGACCTTTGGACCGCTGGATTGAAAGCCGAACAATCCTATAAAAAGAACATAAAATTACTCCATCAGTTACAATACTGCGAAGAGAATGGTATACCGTTGGCCATAATAATCGGTGAAGGGGAACTAATGAGAGGCGAAGTTACGTTGAGAGATGTTGCGACTCGAGCGGAGGTTCCGATTCCCCGTGCAACTTTGGTCGAAGAAATAAGGAAGAGGCTACAAAAGTCATGA
- the Hisrs gene encoding histidine--tRNA ligase isoform X1, whose protein sequence is MADEIRERLLEQVKEQGEIVRKLKAAKSNNTVDLTNSWDIETQLESINHDFADVSYVCGWVPTTKDAVLFDFCVTLRDRLSKWPHLKRWFINIQSFDRAERIAFSDPEGQVTSSLSRKVDHIHNLCPVDSSTIDEKIADEVAKLLELKAKVGEKNVPSKLILKTPKGTRDYGPEQMALRLGVLDKIISVFKKHGAETIDTPVFELKDVLTGKYGEDSKLIYDLKDQGGEILALRYDLTVPFARYLAMGKVSSIKRYHIAKVYRRDNPATTKGRYREFYQCDFDIAGQYDSMMPDVECILIICEALRSLDVGPYMIKLNHRLLLDGIFAACGVPQDKFRSICSAIDKLDKSPWLEVRKEMIEEKGLNETCADNIGMYVSRTGGVELITELRNNVELMKHKSAVKGLESMELLFKYCNIFKILDKVTFDLSLARGLDYYTGVIFEAILIGDDVGVGSIAGGGRYDNLVGMFDNKNKTVPCVGLSLGVERIFSVLEAKLSRDGLKTRTNETEVYVASAQKNLHEERMRIISDLWTAGLKAEQSYKKNIKLLHQLQYCEENGIPLAIIIGEGELMRGEVTLRDVATRAEVPIPRATLVEEIRKRLQKS, encoded by the exons ATGGCTGACGAAATCAGGGAAAGACTACTGGAACAGGTGAAAGAACAAGGAGAAATCGTACGGAAATTAAAGGCAGCGAAGAGCAACAACACCGTG GATTTAACGAATTCTTGGGATATAGAAACACAGTTGGAAAGCATAAACCACGATTTCGCGGATGTCAGTTATGTCTGTGGTTGGGTGCCTACTACAAAAGATGCAGTACTGTTTGACTTCTGTGTTACCCTTCGCGATCGACTCTCGAAATGGCCACACTTGAAAAGGTGgtttataaatattcaaagcTTCGATCGAGCGGAGCGTATCGCATTTTCTGACCCAGAAGGACAAGTTACTTCTTCCTTGTCCAGGAAGGTTGATCACATACACAATTTGTGCCCTGTTGACTCAAGTACAATTGATGAGAAG ATAGCGGATGAAGTTGCCAAATTGTTGGAGCTAAAAGCTAAAGTGGGTGAAAAGAATGTCCCATCCAAGCTTATTCTTAAAACACCTAAGGGCACCAGAGATTATGGACCAGAACAAATGGCATTACGGTTGGGGGTTTTGGATAAAATAATTTCTGTCTTTAAGAAACATGGGGCAGAGACTATAGATACACCTGTGTTTGAATTAAAA GATGTTTTGACAGGGAAATATGGGGAAGATTCAAAACTGATCTATGATTTAAAAGATCAGGGAGGAGAGATTTTGGCCCTTAGATATGATCTAACTGTACCCTTTGCTAGGTATTTGGCCATGGGAAAGGTCTCCAGCATTAAAAGGTACCATATAGCAAAGGTATACAGAAGGGACAATCCAGCCACAACAAAGGGCAGATATAGGGAATTTTATCAATGT GATTTTGATATAGCTGGTCAGTATGATTCAATGATGCCAGATGTGGAGTGCATCCTTATTATTTGCGAAGCATTACGATCGTTGGACGTAGGACCTTACATGATCAAATTGAACCATAGATTGTTGCTAGATGGTATATTCGCTGCTTGCGGCGTTCCGCAAGATAAGTTTCGCAGTATTTGTTCGGCTATCGACAAACTCGACAAGAGCCCGTGGTTGGAAGTCAGGAAAGAAATGATAGAAGAAAAAGGATTGAACGAAACGTGTGCTGACAATATCGGAATGTACGTGTCGCGGACCGGTGGAGTGGAACTTATCACCGAATTGAGGAATAACGTTGAATTGATGAAACACAAGTCCGCGGTGAAGGGTCTCGAATCTATGGAACTGTTATTcaaatattgtaatatttttaaaatactggATAAAGTGACGTTCGATCTTAGTCTTGCCAGAGGACTCGACTATTACACGGGTGTAATTTTCGAAGCGATACTAATCG GTGACGACGTCGGCGTTGGCAGTATTGCAGGCGGTGGTCGTTACGATAATTTAGTGGGAATGTTCGACAACAAAAACAAAACGGTTCCGTGTGTCGGTCTATCGTTGGGCGTCGAACGCATTTTCAGTGTCTTGGAAGCAAAACTGAGTCGCGATGGTTTAAAAACTCGCACGAACGAAACGGAAGTGTACGTGGCGAGCGCGCAAAAGAATTTGCACGAAGAAAGAATGAGAATTATATCGGACCTTTGGACCGCTGGATTGAAAGCCGAACAATCCTATAAAAAGAACATAAAATTACTCCATCAGTTACAATACTGCGAAGAGAATGGTATACCGTTGGCCATAATAATCGGTGAAGGGGAACTAATGAGAGGCGAAGTTACGTTGAGAGATGTTGCGACTCGAGCGGAGGTTCCGATTCCCCGTGCAACTTTGGTCGAAGAAATAAGGAAGAGGCTACAAAAGTCATGA
- the Hisrs gene encoding histidine--tRNA ligase isoform X3 — MADEIRERLLEQVKEQGEIVRKLKAAKSNNTVIADEVAKLLELKAKVGEKNVPSKLILKTPKGTRDYGPEQMALRLGVLDKIISVFKKHGAETIDTPVFELKDVLTGKYGEDSKLIYDLKDQGGEILALRYDLTVPFARYLAMGKVSSIKRYHIAKVYRRDNPATTKGRYREFYQCDFDIAGQYDSMMPDVECILIICEALRSLDVGPYMIKLNHRLLLDGIFAACGVPQDKFRSICSAIDKLDKSPWLEVRKEMIEEKGLNETCADNIGMYVSRTGGVELITELRNNVELMKHKSAVKGLESMELLFKYCNIFKILDKVTFDLSLARGLDYYTGVIFEAILIGDDVGVGSIAGGGRYDNLVGMFDNKNKTVPCVGLSLGVERIFSVLEAKLSRDGLKTRTNETEVYVASAQKNLHEERMRIISDLWTAGLKAEQSYKKNIKLLHQLQYCEENGIPLAIIIGEGELMRGEVTLRDVATRAEVPIPRATLVEEIRKRLQKS; from the exons ATGGCTGACGAAATCAGGGAAAGACTACTGGAACAGGTGAAAGAACAAGGAGAAATCGTACGGAAATTAAAGGCAGCGAAGAGCAACAACACCGTG ATAGCGGATGAAGTTGCCAAATTGTTGGAGCTAAAAGCTAAAGTGGGTGAAAAGAATGTCCCATCCAAGCTTATTCTTAAAACACCTAAGGGCACCAGAGATTATGGACCAGAACAAATGGCATTACGGTTGGGGGTTTTGGATAAAATAATTTCTGTCTTTAAGAAACATGGGGCAGAGACTATAGATACACCTGTGTTTGAATTAAAA GATGTTTTGACAGGGAAATATGGGGAAGATTCAAAACTGATCTATGATTTAAAAGATCAGGGAGGAGAGATTTTGGCCCTTAGATATGATCTAACTGTACCCTTTGCTAGGTATTTGGCCATGGGAAAGGTCTCCAGCATTAAAAGGTACCATATAGCAAAGGTATACAGAAGGGACAATCCAGCCACAACAAAGGGCAGATATAGGGAATTTTATCAATGT GATTTTGATATAGCTGGTCAGTATGATTCAATGATGCCAGATGTGGAGTGCATCCTTATTATTTGCGAAGCATTACGATCGTTGGACGTAGGACCTTACATGATCAAATTGAACCATAGATTGTTGCTAGATGGTATATTCGCTGCTTGCGGCGTTCCGCAAGATAAGTTTCGCAGTATTTGTTCGGCTATCGACAAACTCGACAAGAGCCCGTGGTTGGAAGTCAGGAAAGAAATGATAGAAGAAAAAGGATTGAACGAAACGTGTGCTGACAATATCGGAATGTACGTGTCGCGGACCGGTGGAGTGGAACTTATCACCGAATTGAGGAATAACGTTGAATTGATGAAACACAAGTCCGCGGTGAAGGGTCTCGAATCTATGGAACTGTTATTcaaatattgtaatatttttaaaatactggATAAAGTGACGTTCGATCTTAGTCTTGCCAGAGGACTCGACTATTACACGGGTGTAATTTTCGAAGCGATACTAATCG GTGACGACGTCGGCGTTGGCAGTATTGCAGGCGGTGGTCGTTACGATAATTTAGTGGGAATGTTCGACAACAAAAACAAAACGGTTCCGTGTGTCGGTCTATCGTTGGGCGTCGAACGCATTTTCAGTGTCTTGGAAGCAAAACTGAGTCGCGATGGTTTAAAAACTCGCACGAACGAAACGGAAGTGTACGTGGCGAGCGCGCAAAAGAATTTGCACGAAGAAAGAATGAGAATTATATCGGACCTTTGGACCGCTGGATTGAAAGCCGAACAATCCTATAAAAAGAACATAAAATTACTCCATCAGTTACAATACTGCGAAGAGAATGGTATACCGTTGGCCATAATAATCGGTGAAGGGGAACTAATGAGAGGCGAAGTTACGTTGAGAGATGTTGCGACTCGAGCGGAGGTTCCGATTCCCCGTGCAACTTTGGTCGAAGAAATAAGGAAGAGGCTACAAAAGTCATGA
- the Ork1 gene encoding open rectifier K[+] channel 1, which produces MSKKQWMVLLMLFLTYLLLGASIFYHIESRLEIERVEKAKQERIEINALLHTHYVPSNVHNHDEILRKLTRYCGKSVYNYTENEMDPLKWDFYNSFYFAYTVVSTIGYGNLAPTNILSRILMIFYGLVGIPINGILLTQLGEFFSHVFVKAHQKYKSYKHGRNDYHPRKLTTFETRKLGLAAQIFVYLTPGFVMFIFFPAFLFSHYEGWSYDEAVYYAFVTLTTIGFGDYVAGQDNSKGSGVFFILYKSFLICWISFGLGYIVMIMTFIARGMRSKKITRIERKLALNLKHTQSKLWNEFNKEINYVRRVFNELQLSKVKRVYVDECNYEVPPAKFPRSNSFPDLRDLLHGAKGNDSMRYYRPRRRANSEVVPTEEDKMARVVSETDLQRIDKTATFATHAMVQPAELLARLVNILGYMPPDTDGIGADGSNQTTFIETEALHRSRVDDNVKDPSSRKNSMFAPSSVGPGNWAIGNDRILRSQPRSRAASEIRLHETKNEDRHVDWTWSGPTATRKIRELMKARTTETSSKDNRGAKEAKFSKLRNFSLAKSVPKALISSAPWKNRFTSSPEKKSAEAEREINSKDAAELFMAGLSSPEDRRRDSIFASTSGGNYYTHTGAGNNDPAEAEGGNLLEETSLADFLRALTLLHASVATTGSWTAGVTDDDPASQSRPRRKMGTASLSPPKLPSLFTLFSSPPPGSTTQSNQNTITQESNGSSLAQIGRDARRGSLAFIAPATVKPRRFSLRPVATPISPPTPPSNGSPFLSDSRRVPYENNSTFMFDSHKEPLIRTEGAPGLSSPMVSQPPPPPTASGRPFPLRPTQNQGGISTVGNTTSIVPALKAVPRWKAGMLQRQIGQKNLRRRVRAFSLSDVHVDDLKEKTTESVSPSSNIYTKRNSRDILRKTDASREASDEPARSIESSDPRETANIRFEDKSTLPSTERAMPYPRSDRNGGKEQSFKDNLPVTRNNEYTPSVITDIKSWQPLVEVKVETPIVGSVQDSVSKTKIGVPGTDFLDLTELKIEKPKPHSSSSES; this is translated from the exons ATGTCGAAGAAACAATGGATGGTCCTGCTGATGCTGTTCTTGACTTACTTGCTGCTAGGTGCCTCCATTTTCTACCATATCGAGAGCCGTCTGGAGATCGAGCGCGTCGAGAAGGCCAAACAGGAACGCATCGAGATCAACG CTTTACTCCACACGCACTACGTGCCCAGCAATGTCCACAATCACGACGAGATACTCAGAAAATTGACGCGATACTGTGGAAAGTCGGTCTACAATTACACAGAAAACGAGATGGACCCGCTGAAATGGGACTTTTACAACAGCTTTTATTTCGCCTACACCGTCGTCAGCACTATAG GTTACGGAAACTTGGCCCCCACAAACATACTGAGCCGCATCTTGATGATATTTTACGGTCTGGTAGGCATACCTATAAACGGAATTTTGCTGACACAGTTGGGAGAATTCTTTAGCCATGTGTTCGTCAAAGCGCATCAAAAGTATAAATCGTACAAGCACGGCCGCAACGATTATCATCCGAGAAAATTGACCACGTTCGAGACGAGGAAACTCGGTCTCGCCGCGCAGATCTTCGTTTACCTGACGCCTGGATTCGTCATGTTCATATTTTTCCCGGCGTTTCTTTTCTCCCATTACGAGGGCTGGAGTTATGACGAGGCAGTCTATTACGCTTTCGTCACGCTAACGACCATTGGTTTCGGAGACTACGTGGCAG GGCAAGACAATAGCAAAGGTAGCGGAGTATTCTTCATTCTGTACAAAAGCTTCTTGATATGCTGGATCTCCTTTGGATTGGGATACATCGTTATGATCATGACATTTATCGCCCGTGGTATGCGCAGCAAAAAGATTACGAGAATCGAACGTAAACTGGCGTTAAATTTAAAGCACACGCAAAGCAAACTATGGAACGAATTCAATAAAGAGATAAACTATGTGCGCCGTGTCTTCAATGAACTTCAACTTTCCAAAGTCAAG AGAGTGTACGTGGACGAATGCAATTACGAGGTTCCACCGGCGAAGTTCCCGCGAAGCAACAGCTTTCCCGATCTTCGTGATTTGTTGCATGGCGCAAAAGGGAACGACAGCATGCGTTACTATAGACCTAGACGTCGCGCCAACAGCGAAGTGGTGCCCACCGAG GAGGATAAAATGGCGCGCGTGGTCTCGGAGACGGACCTCCAGAGGATCGACAAAACGGCAACCTTCGCGACTCACGCGATGGTTCAGCCGGCAGAGCTCCTGGCGAGATTGGTCAACATTCTTGGCTACATGCCGCCAGACACCGATGGTATCGGAGCCGATGGCTCGAATCAGACCACTTTCATCGAGACGGAAGCTCTCCATCGCAGCAGAGTCGACGACAATGTCAAAGACCCGTCGTCGAGAAAGAATTCGATGTTCGCGCCAAGCTCCGTCGGGCCTGGCAACTGGGCGATTGGCAACGATCGAATATTGCGTTCGCAGCCCCGTTCGAGGGCAGCCAGCGAAATCAGACTGCACGAAACTAAGAACGAGGATCGGCACGTGGACTGGACCTGGTCCGGTCCGACGGCCACCAGAAAGATCCGCGAGCTGATGAAGGCGCGAACGACCGAAACATCGAGCAAGGATAATCGCGGCGCCAAGGAAGCCAAGTTCTCCAAGCTTCGTAACTTCTCGTTGGCCAAGTCCGTCCCGAAGGCGTTGATTTCGTCTGCCCCTTGGAAAAATCGTTTCACCTCCAGCCCGGAGAAGAAAAGCGCGGAGGCGGAACGCGAGATTAATAGCAAGGACGCCGCGGAATTGTTCATGGCGGGGTTGTCGTCGCCAGAGGACAGACGACGAGACTCGATCTTTGCTTCGACTTCCGGGGGAAATTATTACACGCACACAGGGGCTGGTAACAATGATCCCGCGGAGGCAGAAGGCGGTAATCTGCTTGAGGAAACCAGCTTGGCCGATTTCCTAAGGGCTCTGACGTTACTGCACGCCAGCGTCGCCACCACCGGCAGCTGGACCGCCGGGGTCACCGACGACGATCCAGCCAGTCAATCTCGACCGCGACGAAAAATGGGCACAGCTTCTCTGTCGCCACCGAAACTCCCCAGCCTTTTCACCTTGTTCTCCTCCCCTCCGCCCGGCTCCACTACGCAGAGCAATCAAAATACCATCACGCAAGAATCAAACGGATCGTCTCTGGCTCAAATCGGTCGGGACGCGAGACGGGGCAGCTTGGCTTTCATCGCTCCTGCGACCGTGAAACCAAGACGATTTTCTCTGAGGCCAGTGGCGACGCCCATCAGCCCCCCAACACCCCCGAGTAATGGTTCACCGTTTCTATCG GACTCGCGACGAGTGCCGTATGAAAACAACTCGACGTTTATGTTCGACTCGCACAAGGAGCCCCTTATTCGAACGGAAGGTGCACCGGGTCTGTCATCGCCGATGGTATCGCAACCACCACCCCCGCCAACCGCGAGCGGTCGACCTTTCCCATTAAGACCCACTCAAAATCAAGGCGGAATCTCAACGGTAGGAAACACGACTTCCATCGTTCCTGCGCTGAAAGCCGTACCTCGTTGGAAGGCTGGTATGCTCCAACGGCAAATCGGTCAAAAGAATCTTCGACGTCGGGTCAGGGCCTTCAGTCTGAGCGACGTTCACGTGGACGATCTTAAGGAAAAGACCACAGAGTCCGTCAGTCCATCGTCTAATATCTATACAAAGAGAAACAGTCGCGATATACTACGTAAAACTGATGCTTCGCGCGAGGCCAGCGACGAACCTGCGAGATCTATCGAGAGTTCAGATCCACGAGAAACTGCAAACATTCGATTCGAGGACAAAAGCACATTGCCGTCGACAGAACGTGCTATGCCCTATCCGCGATCGGATAGGAATGGAGGAAAGGAACAATCATTTAAAGATAATCTGCCAGTTACCCGTAACAATGAATATACTCCGTCCGTCATTACCGATATAAAATCGTGGCAACCATTGGTGGAAGTAAAAGTAGAAACTCCCATTGTGGGTTCTGTTCAAGATTCCGTTTCGAAAACAAAGATCGGCGTACCCGGAACCGACTTCCTCGATCTCACGGAACTGAAAATCGAGAAACCCAAACCACATTCTAGTTCAAGCGAATCGTGA